TAGCATGAACGCTTCGTGGATGTCATCGCGTCGTTCATAGCGAACCCGTAAGCGTCGAAATTGATGTAGCCAACTGATGGATCGCTCAATGACCCAGCGGTAAATTCCCAACCCACTTCCATGTTCGGTGTTGCGTCGAGCGAG
This genomic window from Planctomycetia bacterium contains:
- a CDS encoding transposase, which gives rise to LARRNTEHGSGLGIYRWVIERSISWLHQFRRLRVRYERRDDIHEAFMLLGCIVICGYFL